One Eublepharis macularius isolate TG4126 chromosome 6, MPM_Emac_v1.0, whole genome shotgun sequence DNA segment encodes these proteins:
- the LOC129332686 gene encoding myb/SANT-like DNA-binding domain-containing protein 7 produces the protein MSSHAKSIGVRGSSWREKEILDLLSCWGEEKIQEALKSSHRNFDCFMRVAEQMALRGHKRSALECRSKTKTMRLEYKKVITHNGRSGNAPITCPYFRELDSILRGDASVRPKRLSRSMVLQVVVENGGNALELQEGSEELFSHEMRTTEGGLLRTSTPCYDVLNLDHPEMTAPLSDPDVTIDGLDGSGGNQSLAGSESDRADKENAVPDPGEGPNLRPDAELSPGTRLANIRSHRRRTAGLYSVAESMMAQSSQEHKAELEERRKEQQEARLWHK, from the exons ATGTCGAGCCATGCCAAGAGCATTGGAGTTCGAGGTTCAtcatggagggagaaggagataCTTGATCTACTTAGTTGTTGGGGCGAGGAAAAAATTCAGGAGGCTCTGAAAAGCTCCCATCGTAACTTTGATTGCTTTATGCGAGTGGCGGAGCAGATGGCACTTAGAGGACACAAACGATCTGCTTTGGAGTGCCGCTCAAAAACAAAGACCATGCGACTAGAATACAAAAAGGTGATCACCCACAATGGCCGTTCGGGAAACGCTCCCATAACTTGTCCCTACTTTCGGGAGCTTGACAGTATTCTGAGAGGTGACGCGAGTGTCCGACCGAAACGACTGTCTAGAAGCATGGTCCTACAAGTGGTGGTAGAAAACGGTGGGAATGCCCTGGAGTTGCAGGAGGGATCAGAGGAGCTTTTCTCCCATGAGATGAGAACCACGGAAGGGGGGCTTCTGCGCACTTCCACTCCATGCTATGATG TGCTCAATCTTGACCACCCGGAAATGACTGCACCTCTTTCTGATCCTGATGTGACAATTGATGGTCTTGATGGCAGTG GTGGAAACCAATCTCTGGCAGGCAGTGAGAGTGATCGTGCGGATAAAGAAAATGCAGTTCCAGATCCAGGAGAGG GACCCAATTTGAGACCTGATGCGGAGCTGTCTCCGGGAACGAGGCTTGCAAACATCAGAAGCCATCGTAGAAGAACAGCTGGACTGTATAGTGTGGCCGAATCAATGATGGCCCAGTCTTCCCAGGAACACAAGGCAGAATTGGAGGAGAGACGGAAAGAGCAGCAGGAGGCCAGACTGTGGCATA AATAA